Proteins encoded by one window of Chromobacterium violaceum ATCC 12472:
- the truB gene encoding tRNA pseudouridine(55) synthase TruB produces the protein MSKPRSNRRHIDGVLLIDKPYDISSNNALQKARWLLNAAKAGHTGVLDPLATGLLPVCLGEATKFSSYLLDADKGYRATVRFGVVTTTGDVEGEVVSERPVEFGREQLEAALARFRGEISQVPPMYSALKHQGKPLYEYARAGIEVPREARQVTIRKLELLSFDGVSAEIDVLCTKGTYIRTLGCDIGEALGCGAHLTALRRTATGGFSLDESHRLADLESLDMPAREALLMPADVLVMHFPQLELADEEIGKFLHGQPVRFEQKCEKMQRFRVYQQSSRRFVGLGEARGDGRLHPIRLLANQAQA, from the coding sequence ATGAGCAAGCCGCGCAGCAACCGCCGCCACATCGATGGCGTGCTGCTGATCGACAAGCCTTACGACATTTCCAGCAACAATGCGCTGCAGAAGGCGCGCTGGCTGCTCAATGCCGCCAAGGCCGGCCATACCGGCGTGCTGGACCCGCTGGCGACCGGCCTGCTGCCGGTGTGCCTGGGGGAAGCCACCAAGTTCTCCTCGTATCTGCTGGACGCGGACAAGGGGTACCGCGCCACGGTCAGGTTCGGCGTAGTGACGACGACCGGCGACGTGGAGGGCGAAGTGGTGTCCGAGCGGCCGGTCGAATTCGGCCGCGAGCAGCTGGAAGCCGCGCTGGCGCGCTTTCGCGGCGAAATCAGCCAGGTGCCGCCGATGTATTCGGCGCTGAAGCATCAGGGCAAGCCGCTGTACGAATACGCGCGCGCCGGCATCGAGGTGCCGCGCGAGGCGCGCCAGGTCACCATCCGCAAGCTGGAGCTGCTGTCGTTCGACGGCGTGTCGGCCGAGATCGACGTGCTGTGCACCAAGGGGACGTATATCCGCACGCTGGGCTGCGACATCGGCGAGGCGCTGGGCTGCGGCGCGCATCTGACCGCGCTGCGCCGCACCGCCACCGGCGGTTTCAGCCTGGACGAATCGCACCGGCTGGCCGATCTGGAATCGCTGGACATGCCGGCGCGCGAAGCCTTGTTGATGCCGGCGGATGTGCTGGTGATGCATTTTCCGCAGCTGGAGCTGGCGGATGAGGAGATCGGCAAGTTTCTTCACGGCCAGCCCGTGCGTTTTGAACAAAAGTGTGAGAAAATGCAGCGTTTCCGGGTTTACCAACAGTCTTCCCGGAGATTCGTGGGGCTGGGCGAGGCTCGCGGCGATGGCCGCCTGCATCCGATCCGGCTCCTGGCGAACCAGGCCCAGGCCTGA